Genomic window (Oenanthe melanoleuca isolate GR-GAL-2019-014 chromosome 1A, OMel1.0, whole genome shotgun sequence):
ATCCCACTgaggaaatccaggaaaatccaggaaggcaaatcccacctggaaaagcccaaaattccccccacaGGGGAAATTCCAAGCAAAactccagaaatcccaaaaaacaacaactccAGGGAAAAGAGGAATTCCTGACAAATCCTATTTACAGCAGCcacttaaattaaattaaattaaattaaattaaattaaaacagagcAGTGGGGGGAGgtagaagagaaggagaaatccTCCAGGGTTTTCTTGGAATTCCAGAGgtttttcccagaaattccagggttttcctgaaaattttaaggattttcctgaaaattccaGGGGTTTTCCTGAGAATTCCAGGGTTTTTCTTGGGaaattttttcccagaaattccaGGGTTATTCCTGGGAATCCTGGGAGTTTtacctgggaattccagggtttttcctggaaattttcccccaggaattccagggctTTTtcttgggaattccaggggttGTTCTGTGAATTCCAGGAGTTTTCCTGGGAATCCTGGGGGTTTTTCCTGGGAactttttcctgggaattccagggttttttcctggaaattccaggtttttcctgggaattccaggggttGTCCCAGGAAATtttccccaggaattccagggttttttttccgGAGAATTCCAGggtttttcctgggaatttttccccagaaattccagggattttcctgaaaattctgGGGCTTTCCTGGGAATCTGAGGAGTCTTTCCCTGGGAATTTTCCTCcgggaattccagggattttccCAAGAATTCCAGgagttttcctgggaattccaggtttttcctgggaaattttgcctgggaattccagggttttttttcctgggaattccaggttCTTTCCTGAGAATCACAGGGGttttttctctgggaattccaaggtttttcctgggaatattaccccaggaattccagggtttttttcctgggaatcccagggattttcccagaaattccaggggtttttcccaggaattccaggagttatttcctgggaatttttcTCCGGGaattccaggtttttttcctgggaatccCAGGGTttattcctgggaattccagggttttttttccctgggaattctggggttTTCCAGGAAATCccagggatttttcccaggaattcttccctgggaaTCCCAGGGTTTTTCCTGGAAATTCCAGGGGTTTTTCCTGGGACTCCGAGGGGtctttccctgggaattccagggttTTTCCTGAgaattccaggttttttttcctgggaatcaCAGGGTGtttcctgggaattccaagttttttttcctgggaatcaCAGGGTGTTTCCTGGGAATTTTCCCCCGGGAATTCCAAGGATTTTCCCAAGAATTGCAGGGgtttttcctgggaattgcaggggtttttcctgggaattctggggattTCCTGGCAATCCCAGGTGTTTCCTGGCTCCTCAGTTGTAGGACAGGTACTGGATGAGTCGGGGGGGGATCTGCAGCCGGGAGATCTTGTCCAGCCCGCGGTGGCCGGCGGCTCTGCGCACCGAGAGGCGGCACAGCTGCGCCAGGCTCAGCGGGGTCTCTGGGGAGAGAGAAATGGGGTCAGGGGTGGGGAAATGGGGTCAGGGGTGGGGAAATGGGGTcaggggtgggaaatggggtCAGGGGTGGGGaaatggggtcagggatggggtCAGGGGTGGGGAAATGGGGTCAGGGGTGGGGAAATGGGGTCAGGaatggggtcagggatggggaaatgGGGTCAGAGATGGGGAAATGGAGTCAGGAACGGGGGAAAATGGGatcagaaatggggaaatggggtcagagatggggtcagggatggggaaatgGGGTCAGAGAcggggtcagggacaggggaaaATGGGGTCAGGAATGGAGAATGGGATCAGGAATAGGGAAATGGGTatcaggaacagaaaaatgggatcaggaaTAGGGAAACAGGATCAGGAAGAAGATCAGAGGGGTCtctgaagggaaaaatgggggaaatgggataaaaatgggataaaaaagGAATGATAATGGGctaaaagcagaatgaaaatgggctaaagcagaatgaaaaggGCCCAAACCAGAATGAAAAGGGCCCAAAGCAGAATGAAAACGGGctaaaagaagaatgaaaaggGCCCAAGGCAGGATGAAAAGGGCCCAAAGCAGGATGAAAAGGGGCTAAAGCAGGATGAAAAGGGGCTAAAGCAGGATGAAAATGGGctaaagcagaatgaaaagagGCTAAAGCAGGATGAAAAGGGCCCAAAGCAGGATGAAAAGGGCCCAAAGCAGGATGAAAAGGGCCCAAAGCAGGATGAAAAGGGGctaaagcagaatgaaaaggGCCCAAGGCAGGATGAAAAGGGGCTAAAGCAGGATGAAAAGGGCCCAAAGCAGGATGAAAAGGGCCCAAAGCAGGATGAAAAGGGCCCAAAGCAGGATGAAAAGGGCCCAAGGCAGGATGAAAAGGGCCCAAGGCAGGATGAAAAGCACCCAAACCCTCACTCACTCTCGTAGTACTCCAGGCAGCGCGCGGTGGcgctgctgctccagctgtagTCCGAGGGTTTCTTGCCGCGGTTGTCCCGCGCGTAGATGTTGCCCCCGaactgcaccagcagctccaccagcGCCGCGTTGCGCACCTTGGCCGCGTGGTGCAGCGCCGTCTCGTGCAGCTTGGCCGCGTTCACGTTGGCTCCTGGGAACGGGACATGggggtgggacagggaatgggggtggacagggaatggggttggacagggaatgggggtgggacagggaatgggggtggACAGGGAATGGGAGTTAAAACAGGGGAATGGGATTAGTGTAGGGGAATGGGGATTGGACAGGGGAATGGGAGTTAAAACGGGAATGGGGTTTGTATAGGGGAATGGGGTTTGGACAGGGGAATAGGGATTCGACAGCGGAATGGGGTTTGGACAGGGAATGGGAGTTAAAACAGGGGAATGGGGATTGGACAGGGAATGGGGTttggacagggaatgggaattgtATAAGGGAATGGGAGTTAAAACAGGGGAATGGGGATTtgacagggaatggggattggACAGGGGAATGGGAATTGTATAGGGGAATAGGGATTCGACAGCGGAATGGGGTTTGGACAGAGAATGGGGCTTGTGCAGGGGAATGGGGTTTGTATAGAGGAATGGGAATTGtacagggaaatgggaattgtATAGGGGAATGGGATTTGTATAGGGGAATGGGAATTGtacagggaaatgggaattgtACAGGGGGATGGGATTTGTACAGGGCAATGGGGTTTGGACAGGGAATGGGGTTTGTATAGGGGAAATGGGGTTTGTACAGGGCAATGGGGTTTGTATAAGGGAATAAGAGTTGTACAGGGGAATGAGAATTGTACAGAGAAATGGGGTTTGAACAGGGGAATTGGGTTTGTACAGGGGAATGGGGATTGTACAGGGAATGGGAGTTAAAACAGGGGAATGGGgtttggaaagggaaatggagTTTGGACAGGGAAATGGGGCTTGGACAGGGGAATGGGATTGTACAGGGAATAGGGATTTATACAGGAAAATGGGGATTTATCcagaaaaatggggatttatacagggaaatggggatttATACAGGGGAAAGGGGATTCATACAGGGAAATTGGGATATGGccaggggaaatgggaatttattCAGGGAAATAGGGATTTATTCAGGGAAATGGGGATTTAGTCAGGGAAATAGAAATCCAGGCAGGGAAAAGGACATTTATCCAAGGAAAAAAGTGGGATCAAAATGGGATCAGAGGGGTCTGTGCAGGGAAAACTGGGACCCAAGCAGGGTTTAAACCCAGGATCAGGGGGGTGTCTGCAGGAAGCCACTTCCCAGAGTAATTCCCAGAGTTCTTCCTGGGTTTTTCCCAGTGGGAATGCCATAcctgcctggaggagcagcttgGCACAATCCAGGTGTTCCCTGGCACAGGCCACGTGCAGGGGGGTCCCAAAGTGACAATCATGAGCCTCCAGGTTGGCACCCACGTCAATGAGGAGCTGCACACACTCTGAGCTGCCTTGGGacaggaaaaaggggaaaatcccagtgaaaagtgggaattcctgctctggagggaggctgggagcaggctgggaatggctgagggggtgggagggaggaattccaaggaataaaaatctgagctgggaatggaggtGGTGGAAATGAGGAATTCTAAGGAATTGAGGTGTTGGAAGTGAGGAATTTTAAGGAATTGAGGTGATGGAAGTGAGGAATTCTGAGGAACTCTAAGGAATGGAGGTGGTGAAAATGAGGGATTTTATGGGATGAAGGTGCTGGGAATGAGGAATTCTAAGGAATGGAGGCTCTGAGCTGGGAACTGAGATGGTGGAAAAGAGGAATTCTAAGGAATTGAGGTGGTGGAAGGGAGGATTTCTAAGTAATTGAGGAGTGGAAGTGTGGAATTTTAAGGAATGGAGGCTCTGAGTAGAAATGGGATCACAGGGGTTTCTGCAGGGAGAAATGGGTTCAGAAATGAGACCAGAGGGATATCTACAggaaaaattgaataaaaatgggatcagaaaggtttctgcaggaaaaaatgggaaaaaatgggagaaacaGGATCAAAACAGGATCAGAAATGGGTTCAGAGGGGTCCCttcaggaaaaatgggatcagaaatgggaaaaataggATCAGAAATGGGATCTGAGGGGTCTCtacagggaaaagagaaatacaaatgGAATCAGAGagatttctgcaggaaaaatgggataaaaaagGGATCAGAGGTgtctctgcaggaaaaaatgagaTCAGAAATGGGATCATAAATAGGATCAAAGAGgtctctgaaggaaaaaatgggatcaTAAATAGGATCAGAGGGGTCTCTGCAGGAGAAAATGGCATCAAAAATGGGATCATAAATAGGATCATAAATAGGATCAGAGGGGTGtctgcagggaaaaatgggatcaaaaatgggaaaaaacgGGATCAGAAACAGGGTCCCTACAggtctctcctccttccccagaaCTCCAGCAGACCTTGACCAACTGCTGATCAAATTAAGAGACCctggtgcctttttttttcttcattccaaGCTGCAAACCTTCAAGGAAAAAACGCTCAGGAATTACCATTCATGCAGGCTTCGTGCAGAGGGGAGGCGGTGTAGAGGGGCGGGTTGACCTTGGCTCcgtgggacagcagcaccttGACGCACTCGATGCTGCCCGAGGCGCAGGCGTCGCACAGAGGAGTGCTGCCGTCGATGTTCCTGGCGTCCACCTGCCGGCAGGAACGGGCAAAGCAGcggggaaaagaaaaaaaaaaaataagagtgtGCGATCGTGGCGTTGGGAAGGTGGGAGTGGTTTGGAGCGTGGAGTAGGAATGGTGGTTTGTGTCCTCGAGTGTCGCGTGTGCAGGGTTTAAATTCCTTCAGGAATTGGGATCCCTGGGTAGTTACAATTTTTTCCATGGAGAgattttccctaaaatcccatATAAACCTCTCCTAGCACAGCTTGAGGGTAAAAATGGGATCAGAAATGGGATCAGGGaatgctgagctgctccacagctggGATTGCTCCTGGGCACAAGGGTGGGATGAGCCTTCCAcacaaatcccactgggaatggcttTATCCCAGCTCCCCTCTTTGTTTGGGTGGGATTATTGGAGCCATGGAATCATTCTGGTTGGAAAAGATTTTCTAGGATTGAATCCAAccactcccagcactgccaaggccactcttgtccccaagtgccacatccacagggttTGAAATtccttcagggatggggatccctGGGTAGTTTCAGTGCCTGACaattttttccatggaaagatttttcctaaaatccaatGTAAACCTCCTCTAGCACAGTTTGAGGGTAAAAATGGGATCAAAAATGGGATCAGGGaatgctgagctgctccagagctggaatttCCCCTGGACATGAATTTTCCCTGGCTCAGTTATGGGTGGGATGAGCCTTCCAcacaaatcccactgggaatcCTTTACTCACTTGGATGGGATTATTGGAGCCAAGGAAtcattttggttggaaaagatTTTCTAGGATTGAAtccaaccattcccagcactgccagggccacccctgtccccaagtgccacatccacagggtctgaaatccctgcagggatgggaaatccacccctgccctgggccacTGTGTTAATGTCTCACAACCTTTTCCATTGAGgaattttccctaaaatccaatctaaacctgccctgtcccagcctgaggctgttccctctcctcctgtccctgttccctggagcagagcctgacctggggctgtcccctcctgtcagggacttgtgcagagccacaaggtcccccctgatcccccttttctccaggctgagccccttccccagctcccccagcttttcctggttctccagacccttccctgaatttcctccagcccctccagatCTTTCTTGCACTGAAGCAAATCCATCCAGAGCTTAAATCCCGTTTTGTCTCTACCAGACCCCACACAACCATCTCCAGCAGCAATGCAGGTGGAttcccagctggctgcacaCCTGGGCCCCTGCATCCAGCAGGAGTTTGACACACTGGGCCTGTCCCCTGAGGCTGGCCTCGTGCAGGGGGGTGATGGAGTCGTAGGTGACGGCGTTGACGCAGGCGCCGCTCTCgatcagctgctgcagctgcacgATCTCCCCACTCCTGGCAGCCTCGTGCACGGGTGTCCTGTCAGCCCAGAAACCTGGGAAAAGGGGGGGAAATCAGGGGGGTCATCCATGAAATGATAGGGGGGttggggaatgggatggaattgctggctggaggagctggagtgggATTGCCACAGAAAAAGTGGTTTTCTCATCCTTGGAGTTGCTCCAGGtcaggcttggagcagcctgggggagTGGAAGGTGTTGGGACAAGATGGGTTTGCAACTCAAGTTGTTTCATGGAGTTCTGGATTCTTAGAGAAGCATGGAAAAAGAGCTGGGATCAAGgaacagctcagcccagctcaaaAATCCTTTCCCAATCTCTGGATTCTTAGAGAAGCAGGGACTAAAGGAGCAACTCAGCCCAACTCAAAAACCCCTTCCCAAACTCTGGATTCTTAGAGGAACAGGGAAAAAGAGCTGGGATCAAGCAGCAACTCAGCCTAACTCAAAAAATCCATTCTTAAGCTCTGGATTCTTAGAGAAGCATGGAAAAAGAGCTGGGATCAAGGAATagctcagcccagctcaaaAATCCTTTCCCAATCTCTGGATTCTTAGAGGAGCAGGGACTAAAGGAGCAACTCAGCCCAACTCAAAAATCCCTTCCCAAACTCTGGGTTCTTAGAGGAACATGGAAAAAGAGCTGGGATCAAGCAGCAACTCAGCCCAGCTCAAAAACCCCTTCCCAAACTCTGGATCCTTAGAGGAACATGGAAAAAGAGCTGGGATCAAGCAGCAACTGAGCCAAACTCAAAAAATCCATTCTTAAGCTCTGGATTCTtagaggagcagggaaaaagaGCTGGGATcaaggaaaaaagcccaactCAAAATCCCTTCCTAATCTCTGGATTCATGGGGGAGCCTGGAAAAAGAGCTGGGATTAAAGGAGCAACTCAACACAACTCAAAAATCCCTTCCTAAACACTGGATTCTTAGAGGAGCATGGAGAAAAAGCTGGGATCAAGGAgaagctcagcccagctcaaaAATCCCTTCCTAAACTCTGCATTCATGGAGGAGCATGGAAAAAGAGCTGGGATTAAAGGAGCAACTCAGTCCGGCTCAAAAATCCCTTTCTAAACTCTGGATTCCTGGAGGATCATGGAAAAAGAGCTGGGatcaagaaaaaaagcagcccAACTCAAAAATCCCTTCCCAAAAAGTTCATGGAGCTTAGAAAAAGAAGTTTCCACCTCCAACACCTTTGCTCAGCATCCAGCACAGGGAATTCTGGTTCAGCTGCCACCATGAGGTGACAAGGAGCAAAAACAGCTCTGTCTGTTAATGCAGGGAATTCTGAGTCCCTTTTtcacaaggatttttttttttccctttggctTGTGAGATCCTCATTGCTTTGCCAATATCCCTGGCCAGGAGGGTTTTCCTTGCCTGGTGGTTTTTATGACAGAAGAAGCAAATTTAAATGAGGatggagagctcagagcccttccaggacctggaggggctccaggagagctggaatttggggacaagggatggagggacaggacatggggaaaggggagatttgggaattaggaattgctggctgggctggaattgccagagaatccctggatccctgcaatgTCCCAGGAaggattggagcagcctgggatgtgggaggtgtccctgcaatgagctctgagctcccttcccagccagggcagcccaggattctgggattcaggaCACTCAGAATCCATCCAGAGGGATTTTGATGGACAGTGGgcatggaaaagagaggaaaagggaagggagaccTTCGTGGTTAAGCAAGGATAAGGATCGTTCCCCGGGAATTAGGGAGGGACAAGGATCATTCTCCAGAGATTTAGGGAGGAATAAGGATCGTTCTCCAGGAATTTAGGGAGGGACAACGATCGTTCCCCGGGAATTAGGGAGGGACAAGGATCGTTCCCTTGTCCTGACGCTGTTCCCAGAGCATCCTCTtatccctttccctgccctaAACCCTCCTTTGACCCCCAGACCCCATCCTTTAACCCCCAAACCACTCCTTAACCCCCAAAATCACACTTtaacccccaaaccccatcctcaaccccaaaaatcacgctttaaccccaaaaatcacgctttaaccccaaaaatcacactttAACCCCCAACCCcacatttaaaaccaaaaccatccTGCACACCCCAAATCACCTCGCAATCCCCAAAACCCATCCCGCACCCCCCCAACCCCGAGCAGCCGCGGTGTGTTGGCGGCGCggctcctgtcccctgttcCCCCCGGTTCCCCCCGGTGTCCCTCGGTGTCCCCAACCCCCCGCGGTGTCCCCACGCACTGATGTCGCCCCCGGAGGGAGCCGCTGCTCTCCATGGCCCGgcccccggagccgccgccgcggccTGTCCCGCTCCCGGGGCCTCCCGCTGCAGGCCCGGCCCGCGCGGGGCATGCCGGGAGTTGTAGTCCGCAGCGGGAGGcgctggggacattggggacaccggggacattggggacaccggggatactgggggacactggggatactggggacactggggatactggggatactgaggatactggggatactgcgggacattggggacattggggacaccggggacattggggacaccggggatactgggggacactggggatactgggggacattggggacactgggaacagtggggatactgggggacattggggacaccagggacactgggaacactggggacattggggacaccggggatactggggacattgaggacactgggggacactggggatactggggacactgggggacactggggacattgggatggggggactggggggactggggggactgggatgggggtggggatactgggatgggatggggtgcAGGGGTACTGGgatgaggggacagggggactGGGGGTACTGGATGGGGTTACTGCGGACACTGAGGACATTGGGATGAGGAGACTGGGATAGAgtactggggggactgggatggggTGCAGGGGTACTGGGGTAAGGGGACAGGGGTACTGGGATGGggactggggatactgggatgggatggggtgcAGGGGTACTGGGATAAGGGGACAAGGGTactgggatggagggacagggggacaggggtACTGGGGGTACTAGGATGAGGAGACAGggactggggatactgggatggggTTACTGGGCATACTGGGATGAGGGGACTGGGAGGACTGGGATGGGgttactggggatactgggatgggcGGACTGGAGGACTAGGATGGGGTGCAGGGGTAGAGAGATGAGGGGACAGGGATACTGGGGGTACTGGGATGAGAGGACAGGGCTAATGGGGGTACTGGTGAGGAGTGTGGaggttactgggagcactgggatggggtgCAGGGGTTACTGGGAACAGTGGGATGGGGTACAGGGCTTACTGGGAGCACTAGGATGGGGTGCAGGAGTTATTCTCTATTCAGGGAGAGATATTCCTCCCAGCAGAGATCCTGCAGGATTCCttcatttctacatttttttgga
Coding sequences:
- the ASB13 gene encoding ankyrin repeat and SOCS box protein 13, whose product is MSPAPPAADYNSRHAPRGPGLQREAPGAGQAAAAAPGAGPWRAAAPSGGDISFWADRTPVHEAARSGEIVQLQQLIESGACVNAVTYDSITPLHEASLRGQAQCVKLLLDAGAQVDARNIDGSTPLCDACASGSIECVKVLLSHGAKVNPPLYTASPLHEACMNGSSECVQLLIDVGANLEAHDCHFGTPLHVACAREHLDCAKLLLQAGANVNAAKLHETALHHAAKVRNAALVELLVQFGGNIYARDNRGKKPSDYSWSSSATARCLEYYEKTPLSLAQLCRLSVRRAAGHRGLDKISRLQIPPRLIQYLSYN